A genomic region of Chitinophagales bacterium contains the following coding sequences:
- a CDS encoding DUF5686 and carboxypeptidase regulatory-like domain-containing protein, whose amino-acid sequence MTIRILFLFIVFFFSIESLLAGGVQGYVKDETGAPLAFVNVFIPSLQKGTTTNEDGYYKIELPSGTYNIQFQFIGFERKEIEVELGSSMKLLNLVMNEEEIQLNEVVVSADAEDPAYAIMRKVIEKREYHLNQVQAYQVEAYVKGLQRILSAPDKIMGQSINIGGVLDSNNSGIIYLSESISDFYYKAPNKTKEIVKSSKVSGSSQTFTWNSTGGFQEFNFYKNNFQFDFLTDRLFVSPISDNAFFYYDYRLEGFFEEDGHLINKIKVIPKRQNDPVFSGYIYIVEDTWNIHSLDLMLTKANQVKFIDTLEIRQNYFELNDTLWMPLSQRFDFNFNILKINAEGYFIGIFSNYKINPDLPDDMFSNELLRIEDKANQLKEDFWEEYRPIPLTETEKQDYYKKEKLEELRKSKTYLDSVDRMANSFTPSALILGYTYQRSYKKWTLQTKSLLDLVQFNTVEGFNFRLDLNIRKELKNARVLNLNPVFRYGLENTHFNTHLASDFTYNPKTFGRVEFDFGQYVFQYNNNAPVNELVNTFYSLFYEVNYLKIFEERYINLGWRQELFNGFFFFSKVHYGQRNYLENTSDLKVVDRKGVDYSSNQPVNNEWGGAYQDHNTFNLRLRASYRPGQKYISRPDQKLIFQSKWPTFGLTYKKSVPGIFESVQNYDFLEFDIQQEVKMGLFGRSKYLVKLGSFLNKSRVEFPDFKHFDGNRTIIGQNYADGFQMLHYYRLSTISDFVEAHFQHNFDGFLLNKIPGVRKLNLQLVGGAHFIYSEANKDYLEIDVGIENIFRVIRVDFITALSSQQRTSFGFRIGIDLNSL is encoded by the coding sequence GTGACTATCAGAATTCTATTTTTATTTATTGTTTTCTTTTTCAGTATTGAATCGCTTTTAGCAGGAGGGGTTCAGGGTTACGTGAAAGATGAAACCGGTGCTCCGCTTGCCTTTGTAAATGTATTTATCCCATCACTTCAAAAAGGCACTACCACAAATGAGGATGGTTATTATAAAATTGAACTGCCTTCAGGGACATACAATATTCAGTTTCAGTTTATTGGATTTGAAAGAAAAGAAATTGAAGTAGAGCTTGGCAGCAGTATGAAACTACTGAACCTTGTAATGAATGAAGAAGAGATTCAGCTCAATGAAGTGGTGGTAAGTGCTGATGCAGAAGATCCAGCCTATGCAATTATGCGTAAAGTCATTGAAAAGCGCGAATACCATTTAAATCAAGTGCAAGCCTATCAGGTAGAGGCTTATGTAAAAGGCTTACAGCGTATTTTGAGCGCTCCTGATAAAATCATGGGGCAAAGCATCAATATCGGAGGTGTTTTGGATTCTAATAATTCAGGAATTATTTACCTCTCTGAATCTATTTCAGACTTTTATTACAAAGCCCCCAATAAAACCAAAGAAATTGTAAAATCCTCGAAGGTTAGCGGTAGTAGTCAAACATTTACCTGGAACAGCACAGGAGGTTTTCAGGAGTTTAATTTTTACAAAAATAATTTCCAGTTTGATTTTCTTACAGATCGCTTGTTTGTTTCCCCTATTTCTGATAATGCATTCTTCTATTACGATTATCGCCTAGAAGGATTTTTTGAAGAAGATGGTCATTTGATCAATAAAATAAAGGTTATTCCAAAGCGGCAGAATGACCCTGTGTTTAGTGGCTATATCTATATTGTTGAAGACACCTGGAATATACATTCATTGGATTTGATGCTGACCAAGGCCAATCAGGTGAAGTTTATTGATACACTTGAAATCAGGCAGAACTATTTTGAGTTGAACGATACCTTGTGGATGCCACTTTCCCAGCGTTTCGATTTTAATTTTAATATCCTCAAAATCAATGCGGAAGGTTATTTTATTGGAATTTTCAGCAATTATAAAATCAATCCTGATCTGCCTGATGATATGTTTAGTAATGAATTGCTAAGAATTGAAGATAAAGCCAATCAGCTCAAAGAAGATTTCTGGGAAGAATACCGACCTATTCCATTAACTGAGACCGAAAAGCAGGACTACTACAAAAAAGAAAAATTAGAAGAATTGCGAAAGTCAAAAACCTATCTCGATTCAGTTGACCGAATGGCCAATAGCTTTACGCCCTCTGCACTTATATTGGGATATACCTATCAGCGCTCATATAAAAAATGGACATTGCAGACCAAGTCTTTACTGGATTTGGTGCAATTCAATACAGTAGAGGGTTTTAATTTCCGGCTTGATTTAAACATTCGCAAAGAATTGAAAAATGCCAGGGTTTTGAATTTAAACCCGGTTTTCCGCTATGGCTTGGAAAATACGCATTTCAATACCCATCTGGCTTCTGACTTTACTTATAATCCAAAAACATTTGGGAGAGTAGAGTTTGATTTTGGCCAATATGTTTTTCAATACAATAATAATGCACCTGTTAATGAGCTGGTGAATACTTTTTATTCGCTTTTTTATGAGGTCAATTACCTGAAAATTTTTGAGGAACGCTATATCAATTTGGGCTGGCGTCAAGAGTTGTTCAATGGTTTTTTCTTTTTTTCCAAAGTCCATTACGGACAGCGGAATTATTTAGAAAACACATCAGACCTTAAAGTTGTAGATAGAAAAGGAGTTGATTATAGCAGCAATCAGCCTGTAAACAATGAATGGGGGGGAGCATATCAGGACCATAATACCTTTAATTTACGCTTGAGAGCTTCTTACAGACCCGGACAGAAGTACATCTCACGGCCAGATCAAAAGCTTATATTCCAATCTAAATGGCCCACATTCGGCCTTACTTATAAAAAATCGGTACCAGGAATTTTTGAAAGTGTTCAAAATTATGATTTCCTGGAGTTTGACATCCAGCAGGAAGTGAAAATGGGACTTTTTGGACGTTCAAAATATCTTGTGAAACTGGGCAGTTTCCTCAATAAAAGCCGGGTAGAATTCCCCGATTTCAAGCATTTTGATGGCAACAGAACCATTATTGGACAAAACTATGCGGATGGCTTTCAAATGCTGCATTATTATCGTTTAAGTACCATCTCTGATTTTGTAGAAGCACATTTCCAACACAATTTTGATGGTTTTCTACTCAATAAAATTCCCGGTGTGAGAAAACTAAATTTACAATTGGTAGGAGGGGCGCATTTTATTTATTCGGAAGCCAATAAGGATTATCTTGAAATTGATGTAGGCATAGAAAATATCTTCAGAGTGATCAGAGTGGATTTTATTACTGCCCTAAGTTCCCAACAGCGTACCAGTTTTGGTTTTCGCATAGGCATAGACCTCAATTCTTTATAA